Proteins from one Naumovozyma castellii chromosome 3, complete genome genomic window:
- the NCAS0C05490 gene encoding casein kinase II subunit alpha/alpha' (ancestral locus Anc_5.662), giving the protein MALPPSSLNNKSGRVYSEARVFKDACEKRPQEYWDYEQGVTIKWGTISDYEIITKIGRGKYSEVFSGECVNNETPCVIKVLKPVKMKKIYRELKILTNLTGGPNVIELLDIVQDPGSKIPALIFEEVKNMDFRQLYPTFTLPDIQFYFTQLLIALNYCHSMGIMHRDVKPQNVMIDPKERKLRLIDWGLAEFYHPGVDYNVRVASRYHKGPELLVNLNQYDYSLDLWSVGCMLAAIVFKREPFFKGSSNPDQLVRIAAVLGTKELLAYLNKYGLKLPSEYDTIMRDFPRRPWDHFVSDATKLAVPEMVDLIDHLLRYDHQERLTAQEAMDHVFFKTKFES; this is encoded by the coding sequence ATGGCATTACCaccttcatcattaaaCAACAAGTCGGGTCGAGTATATTCGGAAGCTAGAGTATTTAAAGACGCTTGTGAGAAGAGACCTCAAGAATATTGGGATTATGAACAAGGTGTTACGATAAAGTGGGGGACAATTTCCGATTATGAAATCATAACAAAGATTGGACGTGGTAAATATTCTGAAGTGTTTAGTGGTGAATGtgttaataatgaaactcCATGTGTTATTAAAGTGTTAAAACCTGTtaagatgaagaaaatttatcgtgaattgaaaatattgacCAATTTAACTGGAGGTCCCAATgttattgaattattagataTTGTTCAAGATCCAGGATCAAAGATTCCGGCATTAATTTTCGAAGAAGtaaaaaatatggattTTAGACAATTATATCCCACTTTCACATTACCTGATATACAGTTCTATTTTACACAATTATTAATCGCTTTAAATTATTGTCATTCCATGGGTATCATGCATAGAGATGTTAAACCACAAAATGTTATGATTGATCCcaaggaaagaaaattaagatTAATTGATTGGGGGCTTGCTGAGTTTTACCACCCTGGTGTAGATTATAATGTTCGTGTGGCATCACGTTATCATAAGGGGCCTGAGTTATTAGTGAATTTAAATCAGTATGATTACTCTTTGGATCTTTGGTCTGTCGGTTGTATGCTTGCAGCTATTGTATTTAAAAGAGAACCATTTTTTAAAGGGTCATCTAACCCTGATCAATTGGTAAGAATTGCTGCTGTTTTAGGTACTAAGGAATTATTGgcatatttgaataaatatgGATTAAAATTACCAAGTGAATATGATACTATAATGAGAGATTTCCCCAGAAGGCCATGGGACCATTTTGTCTCTGACGCCACCAAATTGGCAGTTCCTGAAATGGTTGATTTAATTGATCATTTACTAAGATATGATCATCAAGAGAGATTAACAGCACAGGAGGCAATGGACCatgtatttttcaagacCAAGTTTGAAAGTTAG
- the NCAS0C05500 gene encoding uncharacterized protein (ancestral locus Anc_5.663) gives MTSLDDTIISRQNLMLLDNVTNYQRPAIDYFHHKFNENKLEIPLSWTLLLKMRKHKLLRLPSCSIEDDMDYKIYLVRLHHCLWRRWSIDYYHLDKCKADPLSINWNKETDVTVLYGPDLTASNNDNDNDTKQKLNKINDKTNTTITTTNNNILKHSMKGQSDIDSVLDENTNNYAYDTYSSSIDSNTSSIFDSNSNTCMKIKSNSSQGSNNSIKSALKSSSPSSSHCKSKCALKFKNTVLRRDIDKYGYSHESNIRINDVYGLRDLTIQDLIPRAYSYDFEDADDLPREHRHEHHHHHHHHHHQHDKCDSSFEFDDTFLKEREEKGREFRRKLSEVTNDTRTVV, from the coding sequence ATGACAAGTTTAGACGATACCATAATATCGCGTCAAAACTTGATGTTGTTGGATAACGTAACCAACTATCAACGTCCAGCAATAGACTATTTCCATCATAAATTCAACGAAAACAAACTGGAAATTCCTTTAAGTTGGACCCtgcttttgaaaatgaggAAACATAAATTGTTAAGATTGCCCAGCTgttccattgaagatgacATGGATTATAAAATCTATTTGGTTAGATTGCATCATTGTCTGTGGAGAAGATGGTCCATagattattatcatttggACAAATGCAAGGCAGATCCTCTCTCAatcaattggaataaaGAAACGGATGTTACCGTACTATATGGTCCCGATTTAACGGCcagtaataatgataatgataatgataccAAACAAAAGCTAAACAAGATAAATGATAAAACTAATACAACAATAACTAcaactaataataatattctaaaACACTCCATGAAGGGTCAATCGGATATCGATTCCGTTCTCGATgaaaatacaaataattACGCCTATGATAcatattcttcatccatTGACTCCAACACATCGTCCATATTCgattccaattcaaatacATGCATGAAAATTAAAAGTAATTCCAGTCAAGgttctaataattccattaaatctgcattaaaatcatcatcaccatcatcatcacatTGTAAGAGTAAATGTGcattaaaatttaaaaatacaGTCCTAAGAAGAGACATTGATAAATATGGATATTCTCATGAATCTAATATAAGAATCAATGACGTCTATGGCCTAAGAGACTTGACCATTCAAGATTTGATTCCACGTGCTTACTCGTATGATTTCGAAGATGCAGATGATCTACCACGTGAACATCGTCATGAACATCACCACCATCATCAccaccatcatcatcaacatGACAAATGTGATTCAAGCTTCGAATTCGATGATACTTTCCTAAaggaaagagaagaaaagggGAGAGAATTCAGAAGGAAACTTTCAGAAGTAACAAATGATACCAGAACTGTCGTTTAA
- the RPL3 gene encoding 60S ribosomal protein uL3 (ancestral locus Anc_5.664), with amino-acid sequence MSHRKFEAPRHGHLGFLPRKRAVSVRGRVKSFPKDDKTKPVALTSFLGYKAGMTTIVRDLDRPGSKFHKREIVEAVTVVDTPPVVVVGVVGYVETPRGLRSLTTVWAEHLSDEVKRRFYKNWYKSKKKAFTKYSAKYAQDGAEIEKELARIRKYASVVRVLVHTQVRKTPLVQKKAHLAEIQLNGGSISEKVDWAREHFEKTVAVDAVFEQNEMIDVVAVTKGHGFEGVTHRWGTKKLPRKTHRGLRKVACIGAWHPAHVMWTVARAGQRGYHHRTSINHKVYRIGKGDDDSNASTNFDRTKKTITPMGGFVHYGEINNDFVMVKGSIPGTRKRVVTLRKSLYTNTSRKAVEDVQLKWIDTASKFGKGRFQTDAEKRAFMGTLKKDL; translated from the coding sequence ATGTCTCACAGAAAGTTCGAAGCTCCACGTCACGGTCATCTAGGTTTCTTGCCAAGAAAGAGAGCCGTCTCCGTCAGAGGTAGAGTCAAGTCATTCCCAAAGGATGACAAGACCAAGCCAGTCGCTTTAACCTCCTTCTTAGGTTACAAGGCCGGTATGACCACCATTGTCAGAGACTTGGACAGACCAGGTTCCAAGTTCCACAAGCGTGAAATCGTCGAAGCCGTCACTGTTGTCGACACTCCACCTGTCGTTGTTGTCGGTGTTGTCGGTTACGTTGAAACCCCAAGAGGTTTGAGATCTTTGACTACTGTCTGGGCTGAACATTTGTCCGATGAAGTTAAGAGAAGATTCTACAAGAACTGGTACAAGTCTAAGAAGAAGGCTTTCACCAAGTATTCCGCTAAGTACGCTCAAGATGGtgctgaaattgaaaaggaattggCTAGAATTAGAAAGTACGCTTCCGTCGTTAGAGTCTTGGTCCACACTCAAGTCAGAAAGACTCCATTAGTTCAAAAGAAGGCTCATTTGGctgaaattcaattgaacGGTGGTTCCATCTCTGAAAAGGTTGACTGGGCTCGTGAACATTTCGAAAAGACCGTCGCTGTCGATGCCGTCTTTGAACAAAACGAAATGATTGACGTTGTTGCTGTCACCAAGGGTCACGGTTTCGAAGGTGTTACCCACAGATGGGGTACCAAGAAGCTACCAAGAAAGACCCATAGAGGTTTGAGAAAGGTTGCCTGTATCGGTGCTTGGCATCCAGCCCACGTTATGTGGACTGTTGCTAGAGCTGGTCAAAGAGGTTACCATCACAGAACTTCTATTAACCACAAGGTTTACAGAATCGGTAAGGGTGATGATGACTCTAACGCTTCTACCAACTTTGACAGAACCAAGAAGACTATTACCCCAATGGGTGGTTTCGTCCACTACGGTGAAATCAACAACGATTTCGTCATGGTTAAGGGTTCCATTCCAGGTACTAGAAAGAGAGTTGTTACTTTGAGAAAGTCTTTGTACACTAACACTTCCAGAAAGGCCGTCGAAGACGTTCAATTGAAGTGGATTGACACTGCTTCCAAGTTCGGTAAGGGTAGATTCCAAACTGATGCTGAAAAGCGTGCTTTCATGGGtactttgaagaaggacttataa